The Solanum dulcamara chromosome 6, daSolDulc1.2, whole genome shotgun sequence genome contains the following window.
TTTTTGTGATAAGTAAAAGTAAACGCAAAGTGCAAGTTAGAGAGAAAGTACATACTCTCATCCCAAGTGAAGTTGCACCAGGAATAACTTCACTACCAAAATCATTGGCCCCAGGAAACTTGTCGCGGAGTAGGTTTAACATTACGTCTTTGCTAATGACATATATACCCATACTCGCGATGAAAGGCATTTCTTTAGCTCTCTTATCATCAAGACCTAAAATGGTAGTATCCACCTGAAATACATCAAAACACGAATTAACACATGCTTATAAATTCTTTCGTGAGTAGTTTTCAATTGAAAAGCATTAGGACTATGATAGTCTTACTTTCATTGCTTGCAGTTGCTCTCCTTTCGGTTTCTCCGCAAATTCAATAATGCGTCCTTCTTCATCAATCTTCATGAGACCGAATGCAGTGGCACGCTTCTCGTCCATTGGCAGTGCGGCAACGGTAATATCAGCATCTGTTTCTCTGTGGGCTTGGATAAACTTTTCATAATCCATTCGATACAGATGATCTCCGGCAAGTATAAGGTATTCAAGAACATTATGCTCCTCAAACAACCACAGATACTGCCTGACAGCATCAGCAGTGCCCTACAGACAAGTAACATCACTTATTATGCCAGTTTGTGAAGTAAACTAGCTCAAAGCAACAGTAAAGCGTAAATAGAAGTTTAATTCAAGGTGTCATGCATGAATGAGACCTAATTCATCTCAAATAATGCATTTCTAAACAGCTATTTGGAAGCTCAGGAAGATATAGATAGTTTAAGTGCTACATTGTACCCTTCACAGTAATAGAGGGAAATCTATCTCCAGGTaattaataacaataacagTAGTTTTATATGAATAGTGTGCAGAAGGAATGAGGAGTTACCTGGAACCAATCGGGGTTCTCTGGACTTTGTTGAGCAGCAAGAACTTCCACAAAGCCCTCGTTTTTGTATCCACCCATGTTGCTAGCATATGCCCGTGAAAGGTGGCGATTCAGAGACGCAGAGTTGAATTGTGTGAGAACATAGATCTTGGATATGTTACTGTTCAAGCAATTGCTTACAGGAATGTCAATCAAACGATAATTTGCTCCAAGTGGAACTGCTGGCTTTGCTCTTTTTTTAGTTAGAGGATAAAGTCGGGTCCCAGCTCCACCTCCAAGAATAATTCCCAAAACACTCTACACCAAATTGCATTAACAATGCAAGTTCAGATCACCGTCTTTACTTATAAAAATCCAGCTTCTCAAAGCTTCCGTATCAAAAAACAAGTTACCATAATACTTCActtctaataaaaaataaatcatagtCAAGCTATAGCCAGATAAGGCTTTGTGAAAACATAACTTAAAACTATTCACCCACATTATAACTAGATTAATGTtcttttttatgaaaatataacaAAGCTGACATATTGAAATGGCAATCTGCCCCTAATTACTAATTACAAATAAAAAGTGGAGAGTCTTAAGGATAAGAAAGTGAGACAGACACTACTAACTATGCCTGAAAACGTCACTGGGGATTGTAATGCCCTGCTcatctatgttgctcggactggACCCTTTAAAATTGTCTACGGGTGCATGTCAGATACTCCAGAAGTAGATTTTGCTCATGCTCAGATAGTCAGATCCAATGACTACATTTTCCAGAATATACTACTAGTTTTAACAGCTTTCCCAagccagaatatcatcaatatatgACTATCATGTGCATAATGAATCTTTGAAGAATGTTAGCAAAGAATTTCGTGAAATATTAAACAAAATGAAGTAATCCTAACACATTTTTAAATAGGCACGTGATTATGTATCAGAAAGAGGGGAAATAGGTGAGAGGATATTGGATCTAGAACTACCTAGTCAAAATACTTCAAACTGAAGCAATCCACTCCATCTTTTTTTACAAGAGGATCTACTTCTCCCAACCTCCACAATCCAATAATCACCTTATTGTAGTAATCAATCGagaaaaaaattaccaaaatgtTCTAAATTTTCCACACTAACACCATACATAGTGATTTATACATTATGCAcaacatatattaaaaaatttcattatAAAAATTGAGCCAAAATGAGTAGTTTTTGCTTACTCGGCTAGCGTCAGGGTCGAGACATGTCTGCGAATTTTGCGAATCAGAAACTGCCTTAGGCGACACAATCCATGGACTTCTTCTCTCACTAAATCGGAGTCCTTGGGAACGGAAGGACGCCACAGGCATCAACTTGTCACCGGCGAGATGAGAAGACGAAAATGAGAGATTTCTACTGGATATTCCACGTGTACAATCATTTCTTCTCTCAGTGATGCAATTGTGAGAAGAAGGTGAAGATTTTAAGGCTCCAATGGAAGCCGCCATTGTTAACGTTGGCTCTActcaaactcttctctctacTATGGAGTGTGTGGTGGTGAGTGTGATTGAACTTGAATTA
Protein-coding sequences here:
- the LOC129893529 gene encoding glucose-1-phosphate adenylyltransferase small subunit, chloroplastic/amyloplastic; this translates as MAASIGALKSSPSSHNCITERRNDCTRGISSRNLSFSSSHLAGDKLMPVASFRSQGLRFSERRSPWIVSPKAVSDSQNSQTCLDPDASRSVLGIILGGGAGTRLYPLTKKRAKPAVPLGANYRLIDIPVSNCLNSNISKIYVLTQFNSASLNRHLSRAYASNMGGYKNEGFVEVLAAQQSPENPDWFQGTADAVRQYLWLFEEHNVLEYLILAGDHLYRMDYEKFIQAHRETDADITVAALPMDEKRATAFGLMKIDEEGRIIEFAEKPKGEQLQAMKVDTTILGLDDKRAKEMPFIASMGIYVISKDVMLNLLRDKFPGANDFGSEVIPGATSLGMRVQAYLYDGYWEDIGTIEAFYNANLGITKKPVPDFSFYDRSAPIYTQPRYLPPSKMLDADVTDSVIGEGCVIKNCKIHHSVVGLRSCISEGAIIEDTLLMGADYYETDSDRKFLAAKGSVPIGIGKNSHIKRAIIDKNARIGDNVKIINKDNVQEAARETDGYFIKSGIVTVIKDALIPSGIII